Proteins found in one bacterium genomic segment:
- a CDS encoding FMN-binding negative transcriptional regulator: protein MYVPAHFKEERVPVLHDAIRRLGFGTVVTAGAEGLEASHLPLLVDPEPEPFGTLQGHLARANPQWRAMQAGAQALAMFLGPNAYITPSWYPTKRETGKVVPTWNYLAIHAHGEVRIFDDPELLRRHVRRLTETHEAARPAPWAVGDAPEGFIAGMLRGIVGFTMRITRLEGKWKMSQNRPAGDQAGVYEGLTADGGAGHAAVAGIMATRTKGSA from the coding sequence ATGTACGTGCCGGCGCACTTCAAAGAGGAGCGTGTGCCCGTGCTGCACGACGCCATCCGGCGGCTCGGGTTCGGGACAGTTGTGACGGCGGGGGCCGAAGGGCTCGAGGCGAGCCACCTGCCGCTGCTCGTCGATCCGGAGCCGGAGCCGTTCGGCACGCTGCAGGGACACCTCGCCAGGGCGAATCCCCAGTGGCGCGCGATGCAGGCGGGCGCGCAGGCCCTCGCGATGTTTCTGGGCCCGAACGCCTACATCACCCCGTCCTGGTATCCGACGAAACGAGAGACCGGCAAGGTGGTGCCGACGTGGAACTATCTCGCAATCCACGCACACGGTGAGGTTCGGATCTTCGACGATCCCGAGCTGCTCCGCCGGCATGTGCGCCGGCTGACCGAGACGCACGAAGCGGCCCGGCCGGCCCCGTGGGCGGTCGGCGACGCCCCGGAGGGCTTCATCGCCGGCATGTTGCGGGGCATCGTCGGATTTACGATGCGGATCACCCGGCTCGAAGGCAAGTGGAAGATGAGCCAAAATCGCCCCGCGGGCGACCAGGCCGGCGTCTACGAAGGCCTGACCGCGGATGGCGGGGCCGGTCACGCGGCCGTCGCCGGGATCATGGCAACCCGCACCAAAGGTTCCGCGTAG
- a CDS encoding lysophospholipid acyltransferase family protein: protein MYRLIRGAVRGLARLMFPLRAVGLERLPVSGPAVLVANHVSWLDPIVLPLALPRKPAVLAMEELWRMPVVSWVMRLYGPLAIPLRRRAIDTTALRRATEALRAGAWLIVFPEGGIPQAGEARAFHRGAAMLAARTGAPIVPIAIVGTDDALPLGRIIPRHRPVTLCVGEPIAVPSGDRDALGKAVDEAAAEIRAMRASFLARSG from the coding sequence GTGTATCGGCTGATCCGAGGCGCGGTGCGCGGTCTCGCGCGCCTCATGTTCCCGCTTCGGGCGGTCGGCCTCGAACGGCTCCCCGTGTCCGGCCCCGCCGTCCTCGTCGCCAACCACGTCAGCTGGCTGGATCCCATCGTGCTGCCGCTCGCGCTCCCGCGCAAACCGGCGGTTCTCGCGATGGAAGAGCTGTGGAGAATGCCGGTCGTCTCCTGGGTGATGCGGCTCTACGGGCCGCTGGCGATCCCGCTGCGGCGCCGGGCGATCGACACGACGGCGCTGCGCCGCGCCACCGAGGCGCTCCGCGCGGGCGCCTGGCTGATCGTGTTCCCGGAGGGCGGGATTCCCCAAGCAGGGGAGGCACGCGCGTTTCATCGCGGGGCCGCGATGCTCGCCGCGCGGACCGGCGCGCCGATCGTGCCGATCGCGATCGTCGGCACCGACGATGCGCTGCCGCTCGGCCGGATCATTCCCCGGCACCGGCCGGTCACACTCTGCGTCGGCGAGCCGATCGCGGTACCTTCGGGCGACCGTGACGCGCTCGGGAAAGCCGTCGACGAGGCGGCCGCCGAGATCCGGGCGATGCGGGCGTCGTTCCTGGCGCGCTCGGGGTGA
- a CDS encoding 3-hydroxybutyrate dehydrogenase, with amino-acid sequence MPAWDLSVAGKAAVVTGAGSGIGRATALALAAGGAALCAVDLRPDTARAVAGEIERAGGRAIAAGGDVSKSEDVQRFIGEAVRGLGRLDILVNNAGLQYIAPIHEYPEEKWNLLIGVMLTGTFLCTKYALPHMMKNRWGRVLNLASIHGVVASPFKSAYTAAKHGIVGFTRCLALEVGGHGITANAICPAYVRTPLVEGQIADQAKVHGISPQQVVEKIMLEPAAVKRLLEPDEIAGAIRYLCSDLAGGVTGTTFLVDEGWTAH; translated from the coding sequence GTGCCGGCGTGGGACCTGAGCGTTGCGGGCAAGGCTGCCGTCGTCACGGGGGCGGGCAGCGGGATCGGGCGGGCCACGGCGCTCGCGCTCGCGGCCGGCGGCGCCGCGCTCTGCGCCGTCGATCTGCGGCCGGATACGGCCCGCGCGGTCGCGGGAGAAATCGAGCGCGCCGGAGGCCGCGCCATCGCGGCCGGCGGCGACGTGAGCAAGTCCGAAGACGTGCAGCGGTTCATCGGTGAGGCCGTGCGCGGCCTCGGGCGCCTCGACATCCTCGTCAACAACGCCGGGCTCCAGTACATCGCGCCGATCCACGAGTATCCGGAAGAAAAGTGGAATCTGCTGATCGGCGTGATGCTAACGGGGACGTTTCTTTGTACCAAGTACGCGCTGCCGCACATGATGAAGAATCGCTGGGGGCGTGTCCTCAACCTGGCGTCGATCCACGGCGTGGTCGCGTCGCCGTTTAAGAGCGCGTACACCGCCGCCAAGCACGGCATCGTGGGGTTCACGCGGTGTCTTGCGCTGGAAGTGGGAGGGCACGGCATCACCGCGAACGCCATCTGTCCGGCCTACGTGCGCACGCCGCTCGTAGAGGGGCAGATCGCGGACCAGGCCAAGGTGCACGGCATCTCCCCGCAGCAGGTCGTGGAGAAAATCATGCTCGAGCCCGCCGCGGTCAAGCGCCTCCTGGAACCGGATGAAATCGCCGGCGCCATACGTTATCTCTGCAGTGACCTCGCGGGCGGTGTTACCGGCACGACGTTTCTCGTCGACGAAGGCTGGACCGCCCACTAG
- a CDS encoding ATP-binding cassette domain-containing protein, producing MSTIAFRDVTKAYPGAPGPVVDRVTFDVPEGGICMLLGTSGAGKTTLLRMVNRLIEPTAGAILIDGRNILEEDPIALRRRIGYVIQQAGLFPHMTAAENVRVTGEVAGRPKDEMIRRADELLAFVGLDPALYRGRYPRQLSGGEQQRVGIARALATDPAILLMDEPFGALDAITRSRMQAELLRIQRGVRKTVVFVTHDVDEAFRLGSLIAVMSEGRLVQAGTPAELLTRPADDFVRRLLGTDAVLRQLEYLPVTVAVGPGGGSQAGRAAPPLRPDATLLEALLALLETGVPALPLDGNGVGPPRYVTLAAIAREIAALRRAGRPAAG from the coding sequence ATGAGCACCATCGCGTTCCGGGACGTGACCAAAGCCTATCCGGGCGCTCCCGGCCCGGTGGTCGACCGCGTGACGTTCGACGTCCCGGAAGGCGGCATCTGCATGCTGCTCGGCACGTCCGGCGCCGGCAAGACGACGTTGCTTCGCATGGTCAACCGCCTCATCGAGCCCACCGCGGGCGCGATTCTGATCGACGGCCGCAACATTCTCGAGGAAGACCCGATCGCGCTGCGGCGGCGCATCGGCTACGTCATCCAGCAGGCCGGCCTCTTTCCGCACATGACCGCGGCGGAGAACGTGCGCGTTACCGGCGAGGTCGCCGGCCGCCCCAAGGACGAGATGATCCGCCGCGCCGACGAGCTGCTGGCATTCGTGGGCCTCGATCCCGCTCTATACCGAGGCCGCTACCCGCGCCAGCTCTCCGGCGGCGAGCAGCAGCGCGTCGGGATCGCGCGGGCGCTCGCGACGGACCCGGCGATTCTCTTGATGGACGAGCCGTTCGGCGCACTCGACGCGATCACTCGGAGCCGCATGCAGGCCGAACTCCTTCGCATCCAGCGCGGCGTGCGCAAGACCGTCGTGTTCGTCACGCACGATGTGGACGAAGCGTTTCGGCTCGGGTCCCTCATCGCGGTGATGTCGGAAGGACGCCTCGTGCAGGCCGGTACCCCGGCCGAGCTCCTCACACGCCCCGCGGACGATTTCGTCCGGCGTCTGCTCGGCACGGACGCCGTCCTCCGCCAGCTGGAGTACCTGCCGGTCACCGTGGCAGTGGGGCCCGGCGGCGGCAGCCAGGCCGGACGCGCGGCGCCGCCGCTCCGTCCGGACGCGACCTTGCTCGAGGCGCTGCTCGCACTGCTCGAAACCGGCGTCCCGGCGCTTCCCCTCGACGGCAACGGCGTCGGGCCGCCACGGTACGTCACGCTGGCCGCGATCGCGCGGGAGATCGCCGCGCTGAGGCGGGCGGGGCGTCCCGCCGCCGGCTGA
- a CDS encoding ABC transporter permease — translation MRFLLNPASYALGDPSSVPNLLMQHLVIVGIAMGISVVIALPLGVLVARYRTLYLPVVGVAGLFYTIPGLALLAVLVPVTGLGTTTIVVPLVLYAQLVLIRNTAAAIQSIDPLLLEVGRAMGMSRGQLLRRVVTPLALPLVIAGVRVATVTTIGIASLASLVGAGGLGDLIFSSIQNANYDEVFAGGLVVGAVAVAADLLLLGVETAAGRWRSTPVSR, via the coding sequence GTGCGATTCCTGCTGAATCCTGCGAGCTACGCGCTCGGCGACCCCTCGAGCGTGCCCAACCTGCTCATGCAGCACCTCGTCATCGTCGGAATCGCGATGGGCATTTCCGTCGTGATCGCGCTGCCGCTCGGGGTGCTGGTCGCGCGCTACCGCACGCTCTACCTGCCGGTGGTCGGCGTGGCGGGCCTGTTCTATACGATTCCGGGCCTCGCGCTGCTGGCCGTGCTCGTGCCGGTCACGGGACTCGGCACGACGACGATCGTCGTGCCGCTCGTCCTCTACGCTCAGCTGGTCCTGATCCGCAACACGGCGGCGGCGATCCAGTCCATCGATCCGCTGCTGCTCGAGGTCGGGCGCGCGATGGGCATGAGCCGCGGGCAGCTGCTGCGTCGGGTCGTCACGCCGCTCGCGCTGCCCCTCGTCATCGCCGGCGTCCGCGTCGCGACGGTGACGACGATCGGCATCGCCTCGCTCGCGTCGCTGGTCGGCGCCGGCGGGCTGGGCGACCTCATCTTCAGCAGCATCCAGAACGCCAACTACGACGAGGTTTTCGCCGGCGGCCTCGTCGTCGGCGCGGTCGCCGTGGCCGCCGACCTGCTGCTGCTGGGCGTGGAAACGGCCGCCGGGCGCTGGCGGAGCACGCCGGTGTCCCGCTGA
- a CDS encoding ABC transporter permease → MAALLRFVASPGADYAGHTVQYLTLCGASLAAAVVIGVAAGTLAAGRPAFAFVATNLSGMMRAIPIIAFLAFAIPYLGLGFIPAFVALTVLGIPPVLLNTSAGLRGVDPAAVDAARGMGMTNRQIAVRIQAPLVLPVIASGARTSAVQIIATATLAAIIGAGGYGDYILSGLYQVDMTQILAGTIPVSVFALGAELGLGAAERALTSPGLRTRAFE, encoded by the coding sequence ATGGCCGCGCTCCTGCGCTTCGTCGCGAGCCCCGGCGCCGATTACGCCGGCCATACGGTCCAGTACCTCACGCTGTGCGGAGCCTCGCTCGCCGCGGCCGTTGTCATCGGCGTCGCGGCCGGGACGCTGGCCGCCGGCCGGCCGGCCTTCGCCTTCGTCGCGACCAACCTCAGCGGCATGATGCGGGCGATTCCCATCATCGCGTTCCTGGCGTTTGCGATCCCTTATCTCGGATTGGGCTTCATCCCCGCCTTCGTCGCGCTTACGGTTCTCGGGATCCCGCCGGTGCTGTTGAATACCAGCGCCGGGCTGCGCGGCGTCGATCCGGCCGCGGTGGACGCCGCCCGCGGCATGGGCATGACCAACCGGCAAATCGCCGTCCGGATTCAGGCGCCGCTCGTCCTCCCCGTCATCGCCTCCGGCGCCCGCACCTCCGCCGTGCAAATCATCGCGACGGCGACCTTGGCCGCGATCATCGGCGCCGGGGGATACGGCGACTATATCCTGTCCGGGCTGTATCAGGTCGACATGACACAGATCCTGGCCGGCACGATACCCGTGTCGGTGTTCGCGCTCGGCGCGGAGCTGGGTCTCGGGGCGGCGGAGCGCGCGCTCACGTCGCCCGGACTGCGGACGCGCGCGTTCGAATGA
- a CDS encoding glycine betaine ABC transporter substrate-binding protein has translation MMKWRSGVFLGQLLAVLVIGALMIAIVPGISPGAAAGKPHLTVGGKNDTEAQLLTKLYVLLLRKAGFDVTEKAKLGTNDIVHNAITSGQIDLYPEFTATGLARLKLKTTHNDQKDYEIVKAGYQKQFHITWLAMSPLNDTYGICTTQAKAGKLGTKISQLAETAPKLTVASPPDGTSDPNVLPGMKAAYGFTFGKTVVLDESLTFTAVQQGRADVNVCYTTIALIPKNHFVLLDDDKNLFPIYHPAPIVRDDTLSKAPGIATALDPLAPKLTTEVSQRLQLEVVNGSSVTNTATNWLKSIGML, from the coding sequence ATGATGAAGTGGAGATCCGGAGTTTTCCTGGGACAACTGCTGGCGGTGCTCGTGATCGGCGCGTTGATGATCGCCATCGTGCCGGGCATCAGCCCGGGCGCGGCGGCGGGCAAACCCCACCTCACCGTGGGCGGCAAGAACGACACCGAGGCGCAGCTGCTGACCAAGCTGTACGTGCTGCTGCTCCGCAAAGCGGGGTTCGACGTCACCGAAAAAGCGAAGCTCGGCACCAACGACATCGTCCACAACGCGATCACAAGCGGCCAGATCGACCTGTACCCCGAGTTTACGGCGACGGGACTGGCGCGCCTCAAGCTCAAGACCACGCACAACGACCAGAAGGATTACGAGATTGTGAAGGCCGGCTACCAAAAGCAGTTCCACATCACGTGGCTCGCGATGTCGCCGCTGAACGATACCTACGGGATCTGCACGACGCAGGCGAAGGCCGGCAAGCTCGGGACGAAGATCAGCCAACTGGCCGAGACGGCGCCGAAGCTCACGGTGGCGTCGCCGCCCGACGGCACGAGCGATCCGAACGTGCTTCCCGGGATGAAGGCGGCGTACGGCTTCACGTTTGGGAAGACCGTCGTCCTCGACGAGTCGCTGACCTTCACCGCCGTCCAGCAGGGCCGGGCCGATGTGAACGTGTGCTACACGACGATCGCCCTGATCCCGAAGAACCACTTTGTCCTGCTCGACGACGACAAGAATCTGTTCCCGATCTATCATCCGGCGCCGATCGTGCGCGACGATACCCTGAGCAAAGCGCCCGGCATCGCAACCGCGCTTGATCCGCTGGCCCCGAAGCTGACCACGGAGGTCAGCCAGCGGCTGCAACTCGAGGTCGTGAACGGCTCGTCGGTAACCAACACCGCGACGAACTGGCTCAAGAGCATCGGGATGCTCTGA
- a CDS encoding glucose 1-dehydrogenase, whose translation MRLADKICLITGAGSGIGRASALLFAREGGAVLVADVDGQAGERVAAEIAGSGGRALAVRTDVTDQAQCERAVGLALERWGRLDVLFNNAGIGAVGSAHDEPLEQWDRVMNVNVRGVFLMCRAALPPMMERRGGSIINMSSAIAHTGLARRMSYAASKGAVLALTRCMQVDYAPYHIRVNALMPGTIHTPLVERYLRANYPDYEKGLADVRARQLTGDLGAPEEVAAAALFLAGDESRLVMGAGLIVDGGLTAGR comes from the coding sequence ATGCGCCTGGCCGACAAGATCTGCCTGATCACCGGCGCCGGTTCGGGAATCGGCCGCGCGAGCGCGCTCTTGTTCGCGCGCGAGGGCGGCGCGGTGCTCGTGGCGGACGTGGACGGGCAGGCGGGCGAACGGGTGGCCGCCGAGATCGCCGGGTCCGGCGGCCGGGCCCTCGCCGTCCGCACCGATGTGACGGATCAGGCGCAGTGCGAGCGCGCCGTCGGGCTGGCCCTCGAGCGGTGGGGCCGGCTCGACGTGCTCTTCAACAACGCCGGGATCGGCGCCGTCGGCAGCGCGCACGACGAGCCGCTCGAGCAATGGGACCGCGTGATGAACGTCAACGTCCGCGGCGTGTTTCTGATGTGCCGGGCGGCCCTGCCGCCGATGATGGAACGGCGCGGCGGCTCGATCATCAACATGTCCTCGGCGATCGCCCATACGGGGCTTGCGCGCCGGATGTCCTACGCCGCGTCCAAGGGCGCGGTGCTGGCGTTGACGCGGTGCATGCAGGTCGATTACGCGCCGTACCACATCCGGGTCAACGCGCTCATGCCCGGCACGATCCACACGCCGCTGGTGGAGCGGTACCTGCGGGCGAATTACCCGGATTACGAGAAAGGCCTCGCCGATGTCCGCGCGCGCCAGCTGACCGGAGACCTGGGTGCCCCGGAGGAGGTGGCGGCGGCGGCGTTGTTCCTCGCCGGCGACGAGTCGCGGCTCGTCATGGGCGCCGGGCTGATCGTCGACGGCGGGCTGACCGCCGGGCGCTGA